In one Maniola jurtina chromosome 13, ilManJurt1.1, whole genome shotgun sequence genomic region, the following are encoded:
- the LOC123870787 gene encoding P protein-like → MAEWFKRVKKWSGVSRQPENPDLTRSQYSLVSTGELTAEAVQVWLKLPKKIKYDPELEPFQKRYEKDIASKQEGTQLKLKNGVTPESKKRLPLVKSAPHLNNNRVEEIPNVDGRLDGVEIHSSGKDGGSDNDSSPKRHTKMAAAGHYLKMTLLLACWVFFTLIFMMYNEREEIVLYSSVHPGETKNYVLNISDSQLSMLVKLSGPFYTEQAEERLNKSKLKDARRMEVWLERWVVDGQGPIIEPDETDKEISKTWPILLQEEDLDFSEGESRSSILALHSNLTNQSGVYALRMRTTANQTAPFTMKYTISPLDASSGVLYACILLCGLYVLIIFEIINRTMAAILIATTSLAVLSLIGQRPSVPELVSWLDMETLLLLFSMMILVAIMAETGMFDFLAVFTFEVTKGKLWPLITLLCAITAFLSTFLDNVTTVLLMTPVTIRLCEVMDMDPVPILMSMVLFSNIGGTATPVGDPPNVIIASNKAVVQSGINFTNFTMHMSLGILLVCVQTYFQLRFIYRDTNKLRLNVPRDIQDLRHQISIWRRAIESLPHLSRDQQVVRERLERKMNKLTAQLATMVKESSKRVCPKETFQTTLGQLKEKYKIRDKMLLLKSTVAITFVVAVFFLHSIPELNRVSLGWTALLGAILLLTLADREDLEPILHRVEWSTLLFFAALFVLMEALSKLGLIEFIGGLTESLILRVDENGRLAVALLLLLWVSGITSAFVDNIPLTTMMVRVVIALGSNPTLNLPITPLIWALSFGACLGGNGTIIGASANVVCAGVAEQHGYRFTFMQFFKIGFPVMIGHLIVASGYLLLCHCVFTWH, encoded by the exons cAAGCAAACAAGAGGGTACACAATTAAAACTGAAGAACGGTGTGACACCGGAGTCGAAGAAGCGACTGCCCCTGGTCAAGTCCGCGCCACATCTGAACAACAATAGGGTGGAAGAAATTCCTAACGTTGATGGAAGGCTGGATGGTGTGGAGATACATAGCTCGGGCAAGGATGGAGG ATCAGATAATGACTCCTCACCTAAACGGCATACTAAG ATGGCAGCGGCGGGGCATTACCTGAAGATGACTCTGCTGCTGGCGTGCTGGGTCTTCTTCACGCTGATATTCATGATGTACAATGAACGGGAGGAGATCGTACTGTACTCCTCCGTACACCCTGGAGAAACTAAGA ATTACGTACTAAACATATCAGACAGCCAGCTATCCATGCTAGTGAAATTATCGGGACCGTTTTACACGGAGCAAGCGGAAGAGAGGCTGAACAAATCAAAACTCAAAGATGCAAGACGGATGGAAGTCTGGCTTGAGAGATGGGTGGTAGATGGCCAGGGGCCTATTATAGAACCTGATGAAACTGATAAAGAG ATATCGAAAACCTGGCCGATACTCTTGCAAGAAGAAGACCTAGACTTCAGCGAGGGGGAGTCCCGGTCGTCCATCTTGGCTCTACATTCAAATCTGACCAATCAGAGCGGCGTGTACGCATTACGTATGCGCACGACAGCCAATCAGACAGCGCCGTTTACGATGAAGTACACGATTAGTCCGCTAGATGCCAGCAGTGGTGTTTTATATGCCTGCATCTTACTATGTGGACTGTAtgtgcttattatttttgag ATCATCAACCGAACCATGGCAGCGATACTAATAGCCACAACGTCACTCGCAGTTCTGTCTCTGATCGGCCAGAGACCTTCCGTGCCAGAGCTGGTGTCTTGGCTGGACATGGAGACGCTACTGCTGCTGTTCAGCATGATGATCCTCGTGGCTATAATGGCGGAAACTGGGATGTTTGATTTTCTAGCTGTATTTACTTTTGAG GTCACAAAAGGCAAGCTCTGGCCGCTCATAACGTTACTCTGTGCCATCACGGCGTTCCTTTCCACGTTTCTGGACAATGTGACTACTGTTCTACTGATGACACCAGTAACGATCAG GCTCTGTGAGGTAATGGACATGGATCCAGTGCCTATACTGATGTCGATGGTGCTGTTCAGCAACATAGGCGGCACCGCCACGCCCGTGGGGGATCCACCGAACGTCATTATTGCTTCTAACAAGGCTGTTGTGCAAtct GGCATCAATTTCACAAACTTCACAATGCACATGAGCCTGGGCATCCTCCTCGTGTGCGTGCAGACGTACTTCCAGCTCAGATTCATTTACAGAGACACCAACAAGCTGAGACTCAACGTTCCCAGGGACATACaag ATCTCCGCCATCAAATCTCCATATGGCGTCGCGCTATCGAGTCTCTGCCTCACCTGAGCAGAGACCAGCAAGTGGTGAGAGAGAGACTCGAGAGGAAGATGAACAAGCTGACGGCGCAACTGGCGACCATGGTCAAAGAGAGCAGCAAGAGAGTCTGCCCGAAAGAGACTTTTCAGACTACTTTGGGACAGTTGAAGGAAAAA TATAAAATCCGCGACAAAATGTTGCTGCTGAAATCTACAGTCGCGATAACCTTTGTTGTGGCTGTCTTCTTCTTGCATTCGATTCCTGAACTGA ACCGCGTATCTCTGGGCTGGACGGCGCTGTTAGGAGCGATCCTTCTGCTGACGCTGGCTGACCGCGAGGATCTGGAGCCCATACTGCACAGGGTGGAATGGTCCACGCTACTGTTCTTTGCTGCGCTCTTTGTTTTGATGGAG GCTCTCTCCAAACTTGGCCTGATAGAGTTCATAGGAGGTCTGACAGAATCTCTTATACTCAGAGTGGATGAAAATGGCAGACTAGCCGTAGCGCTGCTGCTATTATTGTGG gtatcaggcaTAACGTCAGCATTCGTGGACAACATACCACTCACCACCATGATGGTGCGCGTGGTCATCGCTTTGGGCTCCAACCCGACTCTGAACCTGCCCATCACTCCACTGATATGGGCCCTGTCCTTCGGCGCTTGTTTAGGAG GTAACGGCACCATAATCGGCGCAAGCGCAAACGTGGTGTGCGCGGGCGTGGCCGAACAGCACGGCTACCGGTTCACCTTCATGCAATTCTTCAAGATCGGCTTCCCCGTCATGATCGGACATCTTATAGTCGCTTCGGGCTATCTCCTCCTCTGCCATTGCGTGTTCACTTGGCACTGA